The following proteins are encoded in a genomic region of candidate division WOR-3 bacterium:
- a CDS encoding zinc ribbon domain-containing protein → MKKNGIYICPRCGFSTVDKHERFCPSCKTRLIDSCPHCGSSIRHPMAQFCPVCGKKYIAKKK, encoded by the coding sequence GTGAAGAAAAATGGAATTTATATCTGTCCAAGGTGTGGGTTTTCAACGGTTGATAAGCATGAACGGTTCTGTCCGAGTTGCAAAACCAGGTTGATAGATTCCTGCCCCCATTGTGGTTCTTCTATCCGACATCCGATGGCGCAGTTCTGTCCGGTATGTGGAAAAAAGTATATTGCAAAGAAAAAATGA
- a CDS encoding BTAD domain-containing putative transcriptional regulator — translation MMFSNKSKNFSELPFIGRNNELKILQENLQSAFNYQGKCVVISGEPGIGKTRLVVEFLKNIQYAPITFNIVLQPRTSANLLFTEIINNYLNRAGRQIREIVQVIGREIYNNYSEVIPSLKVYFPYEPVSKKTDFSEMSHHFIEFIEKLSRFSFIIFILEEIQNAEEDVFILLNQLINRLDGLPILMILTSDNAKIIYKLQSKNLIKITLGNIGKDEILHLNEIIFANNLEGKFFDWLFTRTDGNPLFLKEYLLTLLEKGVIYYNELEERWCTIPNYEKIPVFKGIPDILKIRFAGLSKKQIEFLETASVVGERFNSSILKLKINLLNDLTRRGLIRKEQENYVFSHPIIREVIYDNIPENRKLTLHKKMGEFFAKKNDKYNALLHFDKAGIYKVWMVDYLLHNAKISENLRDFTRAGKFLGQGLNIAEKIKKFSIKKLLDIIAHYSHIKLKIGIYNDAIELAEKYLKLYKDAKIPVKRRFLEVYSILINGLVRAGKYNEAIRRSDEILAQIKKLKLDAYSDLVFDIMTNKAFALKYLGELDSALDIGLTLKNKIEKKTPLISQYYIYNLLGSIFNTRSEYNKAIEYRMLALQIAEKIGSPSLVASAQGNLGISYINNCDFEEGVKYLLQHRNYSIKSGMIREQIMACLNLGACYLFQGYFNQAVEEFQKGIKLCQETNNQSDLIWLLKYYSIALFFIGEYERALKLFKEGIELAKGMHNQNLQFTLMVYEGLILSVLNKVDEIKTLFEDIKKVFGKKYNEHPLYYLIAGIACLNNKKETRNALIKKSLILAEEQKDYSELVFMLYFCSKLLKNNPYRREHLRKLKFIVQKFKMLGWVGKLEPDTKKINPPILRIFTFGRMDIQKLNSEDLSIKLLNWQKLRDFFSILLISKIEGKRLTRDEIGIFLWPEFSKKQVTNNFHVYLSELKKIIGKDYFCYEDGVYFLDNVWIDAIEFSGLLNDAKILYSQGKIHIAEEKLKDALKLYKGTFLEDCYGRWVEELREKINRQYRQALFLLSEIYLKKLKFEEVIENLQKVLILDPLDEEAHRFLMKTYLLNNEKSKAIEQYKKCADLFKREYNCQPSEETIKLYEEIKGK, via the coding sequence ATGATGTTCTCCAATAAAAGTAAAAATTTTTCAGAACTTCCTTTTATTGGCAGAAACAACGAGTTAAAAATTTTGCAGGAAAATCTGCAATCGGCTTTTAATTACCAGGGAAAATGTGTTGTTATTAGTGGTGAGCCCGGTATTGGCAAAACCAGATTGGTGGTGGAATTTTTAAAAAACATTCAGTATGCCCCGATTACTTTTAATATCGTATTACAACCCCGAACTTCGGCAAATTTATTATTCACGGAAATTATAAATAATTACCTAAATAGAGCAGGACGTCAAATAAGGGAAATCGTCCAGGTTATTGGTCGGGAAATTTATAATAATTATTCGGAGGTGATACCTTCATTAAAAGTTTATTTTCCGTATGAACCTGTGTCTAAAAAAACTGATTTCTCAGAAATGTCTCACCATTTCATCGAATTCATAGAAAAACTTTCCCGATTCTCTTTCATTATTTTTATTTTAGAAGAAATTCAAAATGCTGAAGAAGATGTCTTTATTTTATTGAATCAACTCATAAATCGTTTGGATGGGTTGCCAATTTTAATGATCTTGACTTCAGACAATGCTAAAATTATATATAAATTACAATCAAAAAATCTAATAAAAATTACGCTCGGAAATATTGGTAAAGATGAGATATTACATTTAAATGAAATCATTTTTGCCAACAATTTAGAAGGGAAATTTTTTGATTGGCTGTTTACTCGAACAGACGGTAATCCCCTCTTTCTTAAAGAATATTTGTTGACCCTCTTAGAAAAGGGTGTTATTTATTATAATGAGTTAGAAGAAAGATGGTGCACCATACCAAATTACGAAAAAATACCAGTTTTTAAAGGTATACCCGATATTTTGAAAATAAGATTTGCAGGATTGAGTAAAAAACAGATTGAATTTCTTGAGACTGCTTCTGTTGTTGGCGAACGATTTAATTCGTCCATTTTAAAATTGAAGATTAATCTTTTAAATGACCTAACACGCAGGGGTCTCATAAGAAAAGAGCAAGAAAATTATGTTTTCAGTCATCCTATTATCAGAGAGGTAATTTATGACAATATTCCTGAAAATAGAAAACTCACTTTACATAAAAAAATGGGCGAATTTTTTGCGAAGAAAAATGACAAATATAATGCGCTGTTACATTTTGATAAAGCAGGAATTTACAAAGTTTGGATGGTAGATTATCTGTTGCACAATGCTAAAATTTCTGAAAACTTAAGAGATTTCACACGCGCGGGAAAATTTTTAGGGCAGGGCTTAAATATTGCAGAAAAGATAAAAAAATTTTCAATCAAAAAATTATTGGATATTATCGCACATTACTCTCATATTAAACTAAAAATCGGTATATACAATGATGCCATAGAATTGGCAGAAAAATATTTAAAACTCTACAAGGATGCAAAAATACCAGTAAAAAGACGGTTCTTAGAAGTATATTCAATTCTTATCAATGGATTGGTCCGAGCAGGAAAATATAATGAAGCAATAAGGAGATCCGATGAAATATTAGCCCAAATAAAGAAATTAAAATTGGATGCCTATAGTGATTTAGTTTTTGATATTATGACCAATAAGGCGTTTGCGTTAAAGTATCTTGGTGAGTTAGATAGTGCACTTGACATAGGACTTACATTGAAAAACAAAATAGAGAAAAAAACTCCTCTTATTTCGCAATACTATATCTACAATCTTTTAGGCTCAATCTTTAACACTCGTAGTGAATATAATAAGGCGATTGAATACCGGATGCTGGCCTTACAGATTGCAGAAAAGATAGGTAGTCCTTCTCTCGTCGCATCAGCCCAAGGAAATCTTGGAATTTCTTATATCAATAATTGTGATTTTGAAGAAGGTGTAAAATATCTGCTGCAACATCGGAACTATAGTATTAAGAGTGGAATGATTAGGGAACAGATAATGGCTTGTCTTAATCTTGGTGCCTGCTATCTATTCCAGGGGTATTTTAATCAAGCGGTTGAAGAATTCCAAAAAGGTATTAAATTATGCCAGGAGACAAATAACCAATCAGACCTAATCTGGTTATTAAAATATTACAGTATTGCTTTGTTTTTTATAGGCGAATACGAACGGGCATTAAAGCTATTTAAGGAAGGCATTGAACTTGCTAAAGGAATGCATAATCAGAACCTCCAATTTACCCTGATGGTATACGAAGGTTTAATTCTGTCAGTTCTTAACAAGGTAGATGAAATAAAAACATTATTTGAAGATATTAAAAAGGTATTCGGTAAAAAATATAATGAACATCCACTCTATTATTTAATCGCGGGTATTGCTTGCTTAAATAACAAAAAAGAAACCAGAAATGCATTAATAAAAAAATCATTAATCCTTGCCGAAGAGCAAAAAGATTATTCGGAATTAGTCTTTATGTTATATTTCTGCTCTAAATTGTTAAAAAATAATCCTTATAGAAGGGAGCACTTGAGAAAATTGAAATTTATTGTCCAAAAATTTAAAATGTTGGGCTGGGTGGGAAAATTAGAACCTGATACTAAAAAGATAAACCCACCGATTTTGAGAATATTTACATTCGGCCGGATGGATATTCAAAAATTAAATTCGGAGGATCTCTCTATAAAACTTCTAAACTGGCAGAAATTGAGAGATTTCTTTTCTATTTTATTAATATCAAAAATTGAAGGAAAAAGATTAACCCGGGACGAAATCGGAATATTCTTGTGGCCTGAATTTTCTAAAAAGCAGGTTACAAACAACTTTCATGTATATCTTTCTGAGTTAAAGAAAATAATAGGAAAGGATTACTTTTGTTATGAAGATGGTGTTTATTTCCTTGATAATGTATGGATTGATGCAATTGAGTTTTCTGGCTTGTTAAATGATGCTAAAATTTTATATTCGCAGGGTAAGATTCACATTGCCGAAGAGAAATTAAAGGATGCATTAAAACTTTATAAAGGCACCTTTCTTGAGGATTGTTATGGACGATGGGTTGAAGAACTACGCGAAAAGATAAATCGCCAATATCGCCAGGCGCTCTTTTTATTATCCGAAATCTATCTAAAAAAGCTGAAATTTGAAGAGGTAATTGAAAATCTACAAAAAGTTTTAATTTTAGACCCGCTTGATGAGGAGGCACATAGGTTTTTAATGAAGACATATCTTCTCAACAATGAAAAATCGAAGGCAATAGAGCAATATAAGAAATGCGCGGATCTTTTTAAAAGAGAGTATAACTGTCAACCTTCAGAAGAAACAATAAAACTATATGAAGAGATTAAAGGAAAATGA